atgaaaaaaataaaaaagggcaATAATCTAGTCACTGACTCACTGTACCATATTCATACAGCAGAACCATACAAGACAAGTGTACTCAACAACTAATGGATCATGCTTGGCCAAATATACAACTTTTGTAAGCCATGGAATTAGCAATTcagaaggggaaaaaaaaccaaaaaaacagCAAGCAGTTCGCAGAAAACCAGGCAATACTccgaggggaaaaaaaaaatgaaaaagaaaaaacctcACCAGAGAGGCGCTCGCGAGGATTCTGTAGAGCGTCGCGCAAAAACTGATCCACTGTGTTAACCAAATCATCTGACTTAACCGAACACGAATTCAAACTAAAGCCCGAACCTGAATCCTCGGCTCTCTCTTCCTGCTTATTACAGCTAACATCGGAATCCTTTCTGGAGGAAAGCATGAGCCGGCGCATGCTAGCGTCGACATCAGCAACCTCCCACGACTCGGGACCTTCGTCCGCTGCAGCCGATGACGCCGTTGCAGAGCCCTCCATGAACGCTTCGTGTAATCTCGTCCGATTAAAACGTAGCGAGTCCTCAGAGCTCAATTTTATAACAgcaaatcatcaaatccagTTGAAATCCGAGGCAGCATGAGACTCCGATTCGGACACGCAAACGAAATTCATCTATTTCAGCCGCTGAATTTAGGGGAAAACTGATTTCGAGATTAGGGTTtcgagagagagaagagaaaatacGAGAGGAAGAGGATAGGGTTTGACGACTGTTTTTATGCCTTTTTATTCCCTTGTTTATGCCCTTTTGCTTTTCCCTCGGGGGTACGGTGGGTGTTGACACGTGCGTATCACGTGACATCCGCGGCAGTGCCTTTCCTCCTCCTTGTCCTGAGGGATTTGGATTCTCTGCGGTGGGAATTCGTGTGATAGTTAAATTGGTACAACACAAAGTCCAAAGGGAGTTGTACTCTTTCGTCACGcaacaaattcatattttcgaattattaatattttaattaactattttttaaaaacatttcattatatattgatattccaaccagtttataaattttttaatatatctgatgtttattttattaaagtcttattaaaatatttcctCGAAATATTTACGATCTTCAAATGATCgataaatttgttttattaattcaagGTTTTATGACCCTATCTGGTGCATCCTGTAATTCTGGTGAAATCATACAGtgaaacaaaattatgaacaGGCCACCTCCGTGCAGcaggtataatttttattaccctaatatttttattacatttagggtaaattaaaaCGACATTTTtaaggtttggcataattatgaatacccgttttgtttgaaaaattacaaaaattccCTGATGTTtggtgaaattatataattcttgaatggagatatgaaattatcaactttgtctttattttatatatttttaaaaaaaataaaaacttataaaaaaattaaaagggttggatgaaaaaattttaaaaattataaacaaagaATTATCTACTTagttcattaaaaaaagttaaaaaaattaaataaaattattatttttaatccataagagcattttgtcaatttattataaaaaatagattgaaaCCTAAGAATTtgactaattgttagacgtCCATTAAAATCGAGAaggtattagtaattttttaaacaataaaggggtatatatttataattataccaaacctcatgGGAGGTCGttgatatttatcttaatatttattatcacTTCTCTTAAAACCTATTGACTTAAGCATTAGACGGTTATTATTAAAAGGGAAGACCCTAAAATAAGTGCTATTGTTGATAAAGTGTGAATTGCTTAATATGCCTTTAACTATACTTATTTCTAGAAATGAcagtcttttttttattaatttctttctattaaacaagtataataaaattctGAATTATACATAGGTTGAGTGTGCTCTAATTGCTagtactatttattaaatttgaaggaattaaaattaactacTTTTGGTACGCAAAATATGTGTTTATTGAAATaccttcaaatatattttatgaccatcattttaaaatattttattaataatgtctacccaaagaaaatattattttcgatcagttatttattctattttatttttctataatatcaattaaataaatacaataaaattaatattatgcaCCTGAATTGAGTGTGTTCTCataattaatactaataaatGATACGTAATTGAACACctccattaaaaaaaaaaaaaaaaaagaaggaaagaaactaCGTAAATcttacaatttaaattaatttttttagaaaaattcttcGAAATCttgttgttattttatttctttataaataaatttaaaaaacgaTAAAATAGAATACTCAAGTAACATATCTTAATACCAATAATTCCTTACTTGGATGGTGACGTTGAGGTCTTACAATCAAGAGGTCATGAGTTCTCATTTTATAGGTATTAGTATTGTTTGcaatggaaaatatttttcctattttggGATTTAATATGGACATGAGATGGAAAATTGAAGCAAAGGGTTAATTTGTCTAAAATGTACTATAGGATGGGTTCTATAAATGTAGGGGCATTGTAGGAGTTGCAACCGGAGGAGATAAATGGGGAATCTGAAGCTGCGGGTCCCACTAGAGAAGTCAGGTGATTGggatttgagagagagagagagaataattATGTGGATCatataaatagattttttttgttaataaatgaAGACTTTGACTTATGGGAAGTGGATATCAATTATTGATTTGGTTGGAAACTATAAAAGGGggattttgattcttttttctcttgatAGATAGAAAAAATCATCTACTTATTATTGTTTGTAATTTACGTTTTGCTATCCGAATTATAtctgtttttatattttattgtcgaagttttttgttgtattaataTACCATctgaattttgtgaaatttgcactttgccatataCGACGtccttttgttgatttttctatagAATAAACATGACgtgttgtgcatatgtgaaaattttcacaacacataacccttaaatatcacatgtgcactgcatTTGATCTTTTTCCCACAAAAAACTTAGTTGAAAAGCAGTTATAGatgacaaagtgtaaaataagataaatttcataatgttGAAAAGGTAATTAAGTTGACACAAGAAAAACTTTAAATgctaaagtataaaaatagtCATAATACGAATGGTAAAACAATATAACCCTTAAATCTCACACGCATGTTGTGTATGTATGAGAACacatcacatcacataacccttaaatatcacgTGTGCACTGTATGCATgcgatatttttttaacaagaaACTACGTTGGAAAACAgctataaatgacaaagtgcaaaatttgataaagttgagatgataagttgacactagaaaaaattcaaatactaaagtgtaaaaacaatcataattcaaatgacaaaatataattaactcgAAATATAATGATGgaatttagaaatttatttatgaaagaaaaagcgGGTAAGGTGGGATTTTGgcgtagtttttttttttttttttttttgggagggGGGAATTGATTTTACATACAAACggaattgatttttataaaattaaaaatgatcgAAGAGTAAATTCTATAATATTGTGAGAATCATTAATTATCTCATtctaaaagttgaaaatgataccaatataaattattgataagcTTATAAATTGTGGTGGAggtttaaatgcatttttgattttgaatgtATTTTGTACTATTGATGTCAAGTTgtaggaaaaatggagttcTATTAATAGGCAATTACTCATTACTCTTAGATAGTTTTAGTTATTCTATTTTAGtaactataaaattttagaatatgataatattttgataattttgacttttaaatttaaattatttagctAAACTTTATAAATCTATAATTACACGAATATCttagaaatttcaaaattttaaatatgtgcATATCATTTGGTACTATTACCATGGCCACTTGTGATAGTtgtttttttatcatgattcTACGtaccaaataaatttgaatatgcTAAATGTACGACTTCAAGTTATATCGGTGTTAAGATATTAGAGTGATAGCAAAAATATTGGATAAATTCGGATGCCTGAGATTAAGTAATGGAGTGTTTGTGAGCGTTTCAAAAAAGCAAAGTATTTTTCAACTTCTGACTCTAAAAAACACTTTTGAAGTGTTTGAGATGCcaacttttacttttgaaaCGGCTAGAAGAAGCGGTTTTAGGCCCAGGGTGCTTCTAGTTGCTTtagtttttttgtaaataaattcaattttattttttactactttatcattattataataaccTTAATTTAACTTTAccgttttaatatatttttaaattgtatattttaaagttgtacggagtttttaaataatttgataatttaacaataattgaatttgtactttcacatatttactattttaatttatattttattggcTATATCacctaattatattatttcgttcatatattattatttgattaattaataaaaagatttttttgcAATGATGCAAGtgtaattattgtgtatgaataaataactatattacttagtgaaagcattattaaattaaatatattttttaagatttttaaaaataaatataaaatatattaattgaaataaaatttattctttctgtggaaaaataattataaggaCAAACAACAAGTAAAATGATAAgcaaaaaaagtatattttaatacatagaGACAAAACAGTTTTTAATTACCTAGGTGCCTGTGTTTTATGTGATGAAGGAACGAATGAGACGCACAGacacttattcttccgatgccaTTACGCTCGACGGTGCCTTATAGCTATTCGACGATCTGTTCGCTTCAATTGGCCGAACCGAGACTGACCAATGGACATAGAGTGGGCtataagaaaatggagagggcAACACATTATTAATTTGGCTTATCATGCGCTACTGGCTTCATGTGTATATCATTTTTGGAAAGAACGGAACttgagacgttttgagcaGTGTGAGCGAGAATCGACCGCACTTGCTGGATTCATTGTGGAACatgttagacagaggattcttagtggTTCTTTAGCTCGCTATATTAGTTCTTGTGCGTtatatagactttggcgtatcccttggcttGTCGAGGGAGACGCTACTCATTAAGCATTGTTATACTGTATGattgtactatttatttaataaaaattatatttacctaaaaaaacagtttttaattaattaagtttattttaaaagtgatttttctccaaacatTATCCAATTTAGCTTTTATCtgcttttcacttttttacaaacacacctcacttttgattctactacaactttcaactttttgtaaaaaaatcacttctctATAAGTAGAAGATTTTTGTAAACACTCTCgaaatttattatagtatTTGGTGGGAAAATCACAATCCTTAGATTTATTAAGGCataattgttagaataggtaaTCAGATAGCTAATTAGAGTGGTTGTTTTGTAATCTACTtaagtaatttcttttcactttataatattaaattaaatgaataaaagtaagtattcatttaatcttattttgttgtttatttactcgtgtaatttttatacattgcAACAAAAGCCCACAGATCCCTAAGCAATCAATGAAGTTGGGTTGCACATTTGATGGCAACTATGAAACCAATTTCTGAGGGTTAGATGTGAAATATTCAAAGTCAAGAATCTTGAGAATAGGCATTGAGGGtttattgagacttgcactaaatatTGCATCCATATGACATGGCGTCTATGTAAGTGGGTTTATCAAGTCGACTAAATTGACTCAGGGAAGTCATCATATAGAAGCCCGTTAGACTTGGTAGGTATGACTTGAACTCCTCGGCTCTGATAGTAAGGGgtttagtcctcaaacttgaggatcCATGCAGTCTCATTTATAGGACGACTGTCTCTAAGGCATGGTAAAAGATAACCATGTTCTGATGTGGTTATTATTAGCTTTGTTTCAGTGCACTCAGAACATGTATGAAGactggtgagttccaagagaGGATTCGTCAGCTATCATAAGATGATAGCGATCTCCTATGGGTTCTGATGTGTGTTGTGCTCTTGAGAGTCTATGGCCACAACGGATGATCAAATAGGAAAGTGGTTTTCCATATTGATcaagtgaaaatataattaaaatattaagcataAATGTCTAGTCCAGGATGAAAATCGAtgaccaatttcatgccctagactaagatcAAGAGATGACTGATGGAAGGACTATACTCGTGTAGCACTCGATAGCCTTAAATTCATGCCAATTTTACCCATTCTTTAGTAcaatggaccgttgctagacgaccatcCATAATGACATGTGCTTTTAGATTAAGTGTTAATCGaaagcaattaattaagtataatttaattaatctagcgcaaaaatatttttgcctaTTAAATTGTGTGTTGACacaagcccaagtctagttgatgGTGAATCTACAGAGTCATACAAACTCAAGAAAGTACTacgattaaatattaattaattctagaaggatgaattaatttaaagagtttaaattaattcgagagATTAAATGATGCATGATTgctaaattatgtatatattactaGCAAGTGCACTAGCTATCaagttatataatatgtatcGATTCCACGAGGTTAAAGTGaaataattaccaaaactATAACTAGTTTACGATTATCTAGATGATCGTAAACCAAGTGATAGATTACTACTacgaaaaataattactaaagtaaataaatcaaacgAACGAGTTGGAGAAAATTTAGGAGTGAAATATACTGAGGTTATTGGTCTATCTAATTGATCCAATGAATGCAgaatttacaaattaatcTAGCTAATAATGCTTTCATACACTAAGGTTTTTTTCaagttaattcaatttattctcttaattaaatttttcaaaagccCTAGCAAAAAGTAGATTGGTTCATCCTAACTAgacaaaacacaaaagaataatatagaaaaactcATAGAGTCAAAAGTAGGGCGTGAACAGTCTGTCACTTTGACGTCGGATTAACTTTTCTACTTGTTTCGTTGTCTTCTTCTTCATGCTCAACAattttctccctttttttccaacaaaaagaaCGACCCATCCCTTCTCCTCCTTTTCTCTATTTATACTAGTTTTCTAGTTATGgtaagagagaaaaagagtcTTAATTTAGTCTAATTCTCTTTATTTACTTCCATATCCTCTTCTTACCATATTTCTTCCAATAGGTACAAGGGAATAAGATGGCTCcacataatattttgactCAACAATTATATTGGGGACTCTTCAATTTTCGCCTATCGCATGTCTACTAGCCTGTGGGTCATGAGTTAAATTCACTTTGATTTTCTATCCGTTGGATTTCTTATGACCCCTGGGTCACGGGTTATCCTATGTACACtttttgttgcattttttttttcttgtactaGAGATATTTTATTGTAACTTGCTTTTTGTTCTATGAAAGCACCTAAAATGTCACAAATAAATCCAAGAACAAGCATCATATCACAAGAATATAGGGtcatcaacaaaatatatcaCATAAATTTCACTAATCATTGTGATCATTTAAATAGGAGAACCCATGTGATGGGAATcacaagatttaattaataaaattaattaaatttaagttatatttaattaatttgataagatcaatttttattggactgtactaattaattaataggatcaattaattagaattttgacttgataatttaatgagattaaataaattggatCAGACTCAATTATTtgatggattaattaattgggctaTGCGttagaatttatttgataagatcaaataaattccaTTTGGGCTTCTagaattgattggattaattctATGGAGGCGTTTGGAATTGATTTGCGCTTCtagaattgatttaaaaaattacgaatGCGCCCTGGTTTGTACATCCATCcaataactaatttaatttgttagtttacgttagattttcattcattttttgagtTGAATTGATCAAGCTACCCTCATGGAATATAgattatactatttatttttgtattttgttgaaGTAACTTTAGAGTGTGGTTGGATTGATGGATTTAGATTTGAAgcaagtatttgaaaaaatgatttcaaatgactCCATCTTAAAGGAACTTGCAATCCAACCATATTTATagcttaaaattaaaataaaaagatttgaaatcctttgCATTTGGAATTATCGAAACATATTCAAAAGTTTTGTTATGACCAAATGCAACTTTATGGATTAATTGGATAAtccttttctattaattattttcaattatttaagaaaaaaagaaaaaattataatagggTCAAAATTAACCATTTATCTCCATTACTTAATTTGTTGTTGTGTGATGAACGCTCTTGAGAAATCTTGGCTGAAGTGAGAGCAAAAAGGGGTTGATTGACGATGAGAAGCTTGGGAAGGCTGGTGCGTCGAGCACTTCTCTTGAGCAGCAACAATGGCGGATCAATATCAGAGCCCTTCAATTCACGAAACCCACCTCGCGGAGCATACCTGTTCAGTagattctttttctcttcttcttcttcttcttcttattcaAGTGGTTTATCCGATTTAGTCTCCTTGAAGTCTTCTCTGGGCCACTCCCAATGGAACCATTTCCAAGGTCTGCTCAAATATTCAGCTCGAATGTTGTTATTTATAgcttttactttgatttttagGTATTTTAATTGGCGGGTTTAGTGAGAAATGATTGTCATGAATTCGACGAGTTTTACTTCGTTATACTTTTATCACTTGTTTGCAGCAATGAGATATCTGGAATTTTTACTCATTTGCTAAATTCTGCAGGGCGAGAAAGGAGTTTGAAGTTTtgctttgaatttttgttggtTCGCATGCTGTTCATCTGCATTTTTTGCCTGAATTGCGAGCTAATTCTATTATACAAATTTCGTTTTGGTCAATGTGGATATTTAACTTAGAAGACTTTCTTTTCAGTTTTGGCATTATAAAAGTTATTGATCTTAGAGCAAATATGCGTACTGATATACAATTATAGAGTGTTAGATTGATGTGGTGGGTTTTGGTAAACTTAAGCTAGATGCCCTTCTGCTGTTGGGTGGCCTCCCTTTTATAGACTCGTTAGTCCTGGATATCCACTCAGTTACATTCCCCTGGGACCATTTTTGGGTAAACTTCCCTGACAAGAAGGTTCCATGCATAGATTTCGGGAAGATCCTCTTCTAACTTGTATCTCCTCGTAAGTTTTTGCTACAGTGATGCGAGTTACCCAGGATTGCCAAAGTCCTTCATTGGCCTTCTTCTTGTACTTCGTGGTTGTGTTTAGGGGCTTGTCTCGTATTAAGGCTCCATTCTTTAGCTTCGACCATCTCCTCATAGTTTAGCCTCAAGTTGTTGGCTTCACAAACCTTCTCATCGAAAATGATACTGGTCACCACCTCGGTCCCATTGCTCTGCTAATAATCCTTCGCTCTTATTTCTATGCTTTATTTAGGCCTCGAACTTTCCTTGTCGCGACCTCTTGATTTCCTTGACAGGGGTCCTCGTTCTTCTCCTTGTTTTGCCGCACCATCCTCCATCGACCGAGCTTATTTACGGGAGGATCATATTTTACTCATATCAAAGATCAATTTGCCTATGCGTTATTTATGTACATGAGAATgcaaattcttttgttttctatttatatcAGCACCCTAACTTTTGCTGGTGACAGGGCAGAGGAGGAGCATGTTTATCCAAACACAGTCAACTCCTAACCCTGCTTCTCTCATGTTCTATCCTGGGAAGCCAGTTATGGAGGCAGGGAGCGTGGACTTTCCTAATGCACGTTCTGCTATGAGTTCACCTTTGGCAAAGGCTCTGTTTGGAATTGATGGTGGGTACTCCTTGCCAATTTTGTTAATGAGATGCTTTGGTGGGTTGACATCTGTGTGATTATATGGTTTCTGCTTGATGAACTTGTGTAAAGATTCACTTTCATCTTCCCTATTCGTTTCAGATTCTGATTATGGCTAATTCCAAAATTTGGGAATTGATTAGGGTCTTTGTTTCTGTAACCAAATTATTGATGTTTGTCATTGTGTgtttgaagttaattttgaattgatgTTATTTTTGAACagtaattatatcatatttgtgACCAGGCTATTACAATAAAAGCTGTTTCAGGAGAATAATTGTCTATCTTGTTAGGAGAAAGGTCTGTCTGACTTGTTCCCCTTACTTGTCTTTGTTCCCGGGCTGAGTTGATGAAGGCTGCTTTCAATAGTATCAAATATACTCTGCAGCTTCTATGCATTCAGTAGAAGTTTGTGAATATTGAGTTTGTTTCCATTCATAACAAAGTATGAGTCATTTTAAAGATGCTCCAGTAACATGAATTATGGGATTCTACCTTGTTTGCAGCTGAATGAAATGGGAATAATATACTCATCCATAATGTTTCAATACAAGTGTTTTGTGTAATAATCTTATTGCAGTGAAATTGTCTCCCTCAAGTATTGTGTACGAGTATGGGGAGGATGGTTTGAACTTTGAACTTGACCTTACATCATGTTCTAATTTCCCTATTGGCCTTTTGGAATCTGTATTGCCTGGGCTAATTGCTAATATCGTCTGGCATATTCAGTCCAGTCCAATTTGCGGAATGCAATTGGTGCACGCAGAAATGGTGCAGCATCTTAGTGGATATAGTGTATGTGGTGTTGCATGGGTGAAACCAGCTAAACATTAAATTTGGCCCAAAACTGTAACTAAAACTTTCCTTGTATGACCTTCAAATTTAGATTCTAATCATATACATAGTGGTTTGTTCTTGACGGTAGAGTAACCATCAAATGATTGGACAGAAATGCTTTTCAGAAGAGCGAATTGCAAATCTCCCCCCATCTTTCCTTCCGAGGAGAGTTATAGTAGGTTAGAGTGATGCTGATTGAGGGTGACCTAGATGAGattgcaaaaatgaaaagattaaAGGAAATGTCACAAGAAGTACATATTTacttgggataattacactcccctccccctcccccaaggtttggtgtaattatatgtagaccccttgtggtttgagaaattatatctagcaccgttgaggtttgtttccatctaataaataagtcctttcgttggtcaaaattaactggatttgctgatattaacaaaaaaaaaaaaaatgaatgaaaattgatatttacccctgattgacttattactgatttgatgcaggtcaaataattctttttggactaaaaatacccttataagAGTAAAACTATACCTCCTCATATGTATTAATGCTTGAAGACATATGAGgctaatttggtcataaaaagatttatttgacctgcaataagttagtaataagtccatcgaaggtaaatatagatttttttcgatttttttgttaatattgaCAAAGTAGGTGAATTTTGCCTAAGGGATAGACTTATTTCTTAGATAAAAGCAAACCTTAggagtgctagatgtaatttttcaattctcGGGAGagggagtgtaattatgcCTATTTACTTTTCCATAgtgattttctctttttactttatcttttgtttttaaaaaaagtaaagaaagaaagtatAGGCTGAAGTCACCATATCTCTGTttcactttgtttttttttcccttcttttttctttctagaaTCATACTTTCAGTTTCATTAACTGTTAACATAgtttacattttatatatatatatatatattaggaataaatatgtcaaatcagttaattctttttatttaatttatatgaaatggCTTTAGCTGTGaccattttatattttaaaaaataaaatatcaccatgactaaatttttattttgatgtttagttatttaagaataaaagaaaaggcacAGTTGGgtaataacaaatattgaaAGGATACTTTTGTCTTTTCTGCCGGTAGAAATGATACACTAAAGTTATCTGTAgtaatcttttataaattatattagtatttcattCCCTTGCCTGACTTTCAGGTCAATGATTCATTTAAATCTCTCTGATCCAATTTCTTATTGGGACAGGAATTACCAGAGTCTTCTTTGGATCAGATTTCATAACCGTGACAAAGTCCGAGgaaatttcatggaatttgCTGAAACCTCAAATCTTCGCAGCAATCATGGATTTTTATTCCTCTGGGCAACCGTTGATCCTAGATTCAACTACTGCAGCTTCCATGGACACAGCTATACACGAAGATGATTCTGAAACTGTTGCAATGATCAAAGAACTCCTAGAGACTCGTATCCGTCCAGCAGTACAAGATGACGGTGGAGACATTGAATATGTGGGATTCGATCCAGAAACGGGAATAGTTAAACTACGAATGCAGGGAGCCTGCAGTGGATGCCCTAGTTCGTCCGTCACTCTGAAATCTGGCATAGAGAATATGCTAATGCATTATGTGCCCGAGGTCAAAGGGGTAGAACAAGAACTTGATGATGAACACGAGGATGCAGCACTGACTGGAGCACCACACGAGTAAATTGACAATCTTTCCTGCATTTCGGGTATCGTTACTTGAGATAAAGCACATTTTGTTAAGTCTTGAAAGTCATAAAAATGTGACGGAGGACGGTTTCATGCCTCTGCAAGTTAAACTATCCCTACCCGTAAATCCTTTAACTTTGTTTCTTGTTGCAGCTTTGACCTAGCCGTATCGTTATGATTAACTGATTTTGTAGCTTTTTGTGTAGCATGTTGAAGCATTATGTGCTGATCAACTGTTGTTTCCGGAGTTTTTCTCCAACATTTTGACCTGTTTCTTTCTGGACTTTTGTTCTTCCTCATCTTTTCTCTTTAGTTaaatcctttttctttgtttcttgttgCAGCTTTGACCTAGCCGTATCGTTATGATTAACTGATTTTGTAGCTTTTTGTGTAGCATGTTGAAGCATTATGTGCTGATCAACTGTTGTTTCCGGAGTTTTTCTCCAACATTTTGACCTGTTTCTTTCTGGACTTTTGTTCTTCCTCATCTTTTCtctttagttaaattttaatatgctTCATACGATGTTAAAAGTTTTAGGTTAAGCGGCAGTTTGCCTAGCAGATTGATTAAGGTGAAATTCTATGGCGCCTAATGTACTGCATTTCATTTAGTGATAATTACACTATTACTTCCTGGAGTACATTGAAATTACGAAATcatttttagattttgtaaaattatgcatacatCCCTTGTTGGCCTTTACTGGTCgagtaaaattacaaagggCTCCCTTGAGATTTgtcataaaaatacaaatcattgttttaaaaattacatatactttACAAAGGGCTCCCTTGAGATTTgtcataaaaatacaaatcattgttttaaaaattacatatactttCCTAGAGTTAATGGGCGCATAACAAATACTAATAGGCTGTCATGAGGCGGTGGTATCTGTTAGATGACTATTAATTTCAAgtgggtatttataattttttaaataacaaaggagtatttataattatgataaattttggaGGAGTATATTGTGATTTATCCTTCCTAAGAGGCTGGAAAATGCTTATGTCAATCAAATTTTgcattgaaaattcaattttgccTTGTTGATCtggtatttattattattcttaaggTGTATctgtaattatgaaa
This region of Sesamum indicum cultivar Zhongzhi No. 13 linkage group LG4, S_indicum_v1.0, whole genome shotgun sequence genomic DNA includes:
- the LOC105161055 gene encoding nifU-like protein 4, mitochondrial codes for the protein MRSLGRLVRRALLLSSNNGGSISEPFNSRNPPRGAYLFSRFFFSSSSSSSYSSGLSDLVSLKSSLGHSQWNHFQGQRRSMFIQTQSTPNPASLMFYPGKPVMEAGSVDFPNARSAMSSPLAKALFGIDGITRVFFGSDFITVTKSEEISWNLLKPQIFAAIMDFYSSGQPLILDSTTAASMDTAIHEDDSETVAMIKELLETRIRPAVQDDGGDIEYVGFDPETGIVKLRMQGACSGCPSSSVTLKSGIENMLMHYVPEVKGVEQELDDEHEDAALTGAPHE